A portion of the Juglans microcarpa x Juglans regia isolate MS1-56 chromosome 1D, Jm3101_v1.0, whole genome shotgun sequence genome contains these proteins:
- the LOC121261314 gene encoding mitochondrial import inner membrane translocase subunit TIM23-1-like: MAHRHSDHEQGSDPSTQARFYDPYQGIQFPIPARNVYQLPTGPQYLFDEEASRNRRGWSDNITFLTGCGYLAGAIGGGVSGLVSGVGSFEPGDTTKLRLNRVLNSSGHAGRAWGNRLGVIGLMYAGMESGIVALRDTDDVWNSVAAGLGTGAVYRAARGVRSAAVAGALGGVLVGVAVTAKQAMKRYVPI, from the coding sequence atgGCTCACAGACACTCGGATCACGAACAAGGATCCGACCCCTCTACGCAGGCCCGATTCTACGACCCCTACCAGGGCATCCAGTTTCCGATCCCCGCTCGGAATGTTTACCAGCTCCCAACGGGACCGCAGTACCTCTTCGACGAGGAGGCTAGCCGTAACCGCCGAGGATGGAGCGACAACATCACCTTCCTCACCGGCTGCGGATACCTCGCCGGCGCAATCGGCGGCGGCGTCTCCGGATTGGTATCCGGCGTCGGCTCCTTCGAGCCCGGAGACACCACCAAGCTCCGCCTCAACCGGGTCCTCAACTCCTCTGGCCATGCTGGCCGGGCCTGGGGCAACCGGCTTGGCGTCATCGGCCTCATGTACGCCGGCATGGAGAGCGGTATTGTAGCCCTCAGGGACACGGACGACGTCTGGAATAGCGTGGCGGCTGGGCTTGGAACTGGCGCCGTGTATCGGGCGGCGCGTGGCGTCAGGTCCGCGGCGGTGGCGGGCGCACTCGGTGGAGTCTTGGTCGGTGTTGCCGTCACGGCAAAGCAGGCTATGAAGCGATACGTGCCCATATGA
- the LOC121247582 gene encoding U-box domain-containing protein 52-like encodes MILSRTSSLVDDDDDNVNSTVIAIDKDKNSHYAVKWAVDNLLGRSTDHCIQLVHVRNQCLHPHDFDQAVSKEGRPPNEPELQQLFLPYRGFCARKGIQAKEVILHDIDIPSALIDYIAHHSISNIVVGASHRNAITRKFRDADVPSSLFKSAPASCAIYVISKGKVQSTRPAGRSETSRQRSQKGVRHTAHPDTHDSDDTNRNSVVVGRWRSTGSDKIFLDRSSDSLHTPQSNFGSSSRTSSPTLSIDSYASASSSQRNSDSSEPFGFRSYDMYLDNLESSVALESSNSPGSSQTMKGIEAEKMRLRIELKHTMDTYNSVCKEAVVARQKAGELQQWKKFEQHKLEEAKLAEEAALVLAEVERHKTKAALEAAKMQQRLVEMETQRRKNTEMQAKQEAEEKKRAMDTLANNNVVYRRYSMTEIEVATDHFNSALKIGEGGYGPVYKGVLDHTVVAIKILRPDLSQGQQQFQREIEVLSCIRHPNMVLLLGACPEYGCLVYEYMDNGSLEDRLFRKDDTPPIPWPTRFKIAAEIATGLRFLQTDPEPIVHRDLKPGNILLDKNYQSKISDVGLARLVPPSAADSVTQYHMTAAAGTFCYIDPEYQQTGELSVKSDIYSLGVVLLQIITARPPIGLAHQVGEAIEQETFSEMLDPTVTDWPIEEALSLANLALKCCEMRKRDRPDLGSVLLPELDRLRDLGSVYLSINNQMIPNETRFPNSDPVIGSTVNEVS; translated from the exons ATGATCCTCTCTCGAACATCATCTTTGGTCGATGACGACGACGACAACGTTAATTCCACGGTGATTGCCATTGATAAAGATAAGAATAGCCATTATGCCGTGAAATGGGCTGTCGACAACCTTTTGGGCCGTAGTACTGATCATTGCATTCAGCTCGTCCATGTTCGAAATCAATGCTTGCATCCTC ACGATTTTGATCAAGCTGTCTCCAAAGAAGGTCGCCCACCAAATGAACCCGAGCTGCAACAGTTATTCCTTCCCTACCGTGGATTCTGCGCTCGAAAAGGG ATACAAGCAAAGGAGGTGATTCTCCATGACATTGACATTCCAAGCGCACTTATCGATTATATTGCTCACCATTCCATCAGCAATATCGTCGTTGGTGCTTCCCATCGGAATGCTATTACAAG GAAATTTAGAGATGCAGATGTGCCATCTAGCCTATTCAAATCTGCACCAGCATCATGTGCGATCTATGTCATATCAAAAGGAAAAGTTCAGTCAACCCGTCCCGCAGGTCGATCCGAAACTTCGAGGCAGCGTTCGCAAAAGGGAGTTAGACATACTGCTCATCCTGATACCCATGACTCTGATGATACAAACAG AAACTCTGTTGTTGTTGGAAGATGGAGAAGCACAGGTTCTGACAAAATTTTTCTCGATAGAAGCAGCGATTCCTTGCATACACCACAAAGCAACTTTGGGTCTAGCAGCAGGACTAGCTCTCCGACGTTATCAATAGACAGTTACGCATCAGCCAGTTCATCCCAAAGAAATAGTGATTCGTCTGAGCCATTCGGCTTCCGCTCATACGACATGTACTTGGACAACTTAGAATCCTCAGTGGCCTTGGAGAGCTCCAATAGCCCTGGCTCCTCACAAACCATG AAAGGCATCGAGGCCGAAAAGATGAGACTGAGAATTGAACTGAAACACACCATGGATACGTATAACTCAGTTTGCAAAGAAGCTGTTGTAGCCAGACAGAAG GCAGGAGAACTTCAGCAATGGAAAAAATTTGAACAGCATAAATTAGAGGAGGCCAAGCTTGCTGAAGAGGCTGCATTAGTTTTAGCTGAAGTGGAGAGGCATAAGACAAAGGCTGCCTTGGAAGCAGCCAAGATGCAACAAAGGCTAGTAGAAATGGAAACACAACGGAGAAAGAACACAGAAATGCAGGCCAAGCAGGAGgcagaagagaagaagagagcaATGGATACACTGGCAAACAACAACGTTGTATATCGAAGATATTCCATGACAGAGATTGAAGTGGCAACTGATCATTTTAACAGTGCATTGAAGATTGGTGAAGGTGGATATGGACCTGTTTATAAAGGCGTGCTTGATCACACTGTTGTTGCCATCAAGATCTTGAGGCCAGACTTATCACAGGGGCAACAACAATTCCAACGAGAG ATTGAAGTTCTAAGCTGTATCAGACACCCCAACATGGTTCTTCTTCTAGGTGCCTGCCCAGAGTATGGTTGCCTTGTGTACGAGTACATGGACAATGGCAGCTTAGAAGATCGGCTCTTCCGAAAAGACGACACTCCCCCAATACCATGGCCAACTCGTTTCAAGATAGCTGCTGAAATTGCCACTGGTCTTCGTTTTCTCCAAACTGACCCAGAGCCCATAGTTCATCGTGATCTCAAGCCAGGAAACATTCTTTTAGACAAAAATTACCAGAGCAAGATAAGTGATGTGGGTTTGGCCCGGCTAGTGCCACCATCTGCAGCTGATTCTGTCACTCAATATCACATGACTGCTGCCGCCGGTACCTTTTGCTACATTGATCCCGAGTATCAACAAACAGGAGAATTGAGTGTGAAATCTGATATATATTCATTGGGTGTGGTGCTGCTGCAAATCATTACAGCAAGGCCTCCAATTGGATTAGCCCACCAGGTCGGGGAGGCCATTGAGCAAGAAACATTCTCGGAGATGCTTGATCCAACAGTGACAGATTGGCCTATCGAAGAGGCTCTATCCTTAGCTAATCTTGCTCTGAAATGCTGCGAGATGAGGAAGAGGGATAGGCCAGATCTTGGTTCGGTTTTGTTACCGGAGCTTGACCGGTTAAGGGATCTTGGGTCTGTCTATTTGTCCATTAATAATCAGATGATTCCTAATGAAACACGCTTTCCTAACTCTGATCCGGTGATTGGATCAACTGTGAATGAGGTTAGTTAA